From Anaerohalosphaera lusitana, one genomic window encodes:
- a CDS encoding ABC transporter permease encodes MIAYVIRRLLYCIPIVFGVLVVTFLLFNVIRGDVSMEYAGKNATPETIEEIREELGLNKPVILAWDSQFTHHLKQTLTFSARARDRELVIDKIKRGVPYSLAISVPVFFLLVTIGVSLALIVAFIRGTIGDFAIVIACIIGMSIPYLSYILFGQYFLAYKGNFGFPVFYQPYMSLAQSVILPIIIGVAARLGFQLRFYRTVMLDEMRADYVRTAFSKGLGTKTVLFKHVLKNALIPVITNVVLTIPYLILGSFLLERFFGIPGLGYLMLDAIGSRDFEVINALTFMVAILYVVFNVLTDVCYALVDPRVKLE; translated from the coding sequence ATGATTGCATATGTGATTAGACGACTGCTTTACTGCATACCGATCGTATTCGGTGTTCTGGTTGTCACCTTTTTGCTCTTCAACGTTATCAGAGGTGACGTTTCGATGGAGTACGCGGGCAAGAACGCAACTCCTGAGACGATCGAAGAGATCCGGGAAGAGCTGGGCCTCAACAAGCCCGTCATACTGGCCTGGGACAGTCAATTCACGCACCACCTCAAGCAGACACTGACCTTTTCTGCAAGGGCTCGCGACCGTGAGCTGGTGATCGACAAGATCAAACGGGGCGTGCCGTACTCGCTTGCCATCTCGGTCCCTGTCTTCTTCTTGCTGGTAACTATAGGTGTCAGCCTGGCACTGATCGTAGCCTTTATCAGAGGGACCATAGGCGATTTCGCCATTGTGATAGCATGTATCATCGGAATGAGTATACCGTACCTCAGCTACATCCTCTTCGGACAGTATTTCCTCGCCTATAAGGGCAACTTCGGCTTTCCTGTGTTCTATCAGCCGTACATGAGCCTGGCACAGTCCGTGATACTGCCGATCATCATAGGCGTGGCGGCAAGACTCGGTTTTCAGCTTAGATTCTACCGCACTGTCATGCTCGACGAGATGCGTGCTGATTATGTCCGAACCGCCTTTTCCAAGGGGCTCGGCACCAAGACCGTACTTTTCAAGCACGTCCTGAAAAATGCATTGATACCCGTGATAACGAATGTAGTCCTGACCATCCCGTATCTGATCCTGGGCTCTTTCTTGCTTGAAAGATTCTTCGGGATACCGGGCCTGGGTTATCTGATGTTGGACGCGATCGGTTCGCGAGATTTCGAGGTTATCAATGCCTTGACGTTCATGGTCGCGATCCTTTACGTGGTATTTAACGTTCTTACAGACGTATGTTACGCCTTAGTTGATCCGAGGGTTAAACTTGAGTAG
- a CDS encoding ABC transporter substrate-binding protein, with the protein MNNRITRFTSLMLIAALAGMIVISGCGERAPERRDGPEVLNSSLLTKIDGLDPGNMRDVYSFMVAGQMFETLYQYHFLKRPYVLEPQLAAAMPQISEDRLTYTIPIKNGVYFQDDLCFEDGKGRELKAQDFVYAIKRIADINYLSRNWSIFDERIVGLDEFREYTKDVDSENVDFDRPVEGLQAVDDHTLVIKLTKPWPQILGVAFADIATAPIAREAVDHYGEGIISNPVGTGPYMLDKWQRGSLIELVRNPNYRTVTYPTEGEPGDKEAGYLDDAGKVVPFADRLVWRIIEEQQPRWLLFMQGKIDAIGIPKDNWNAAVGEDLELTPKMKEYGIQLKTFDEPSVFWIGFNMQDELLGNNKPLRKAINHCLNRERFIDLFFNGRHRVAHGVIPPTLKSYQEDIAEKGHAKYDLELAKDYLKKAEELNGGPIPELEVSMPGTGNFHKQYGQFLKTAFNNLGLKIQIDYMDWPTYLQKINTRSAQIFVSGVSASIPDAIDFLGLFDSRDWAPGSNNFNYKNEQFDELFQKAEIMPDSPERTNLYRQMENIVLEDCPAAFMNHRVAYVVHHRWYKNYKPHVFSHKLSKYRRIELEETTEE; encoded by the coding sequence ATGAATAACAGAATCACCCGTTTTACTTCGCTTATGCTGATAGCAGCACTTGCCGGCATGATAGTGATCAGCGGTTGCGGTGAACGTGCTCCCGAGCGAAGAGATGGACCTGAAGTTTTGAACAGTTCTCTGTTGACCAAGATTGATGGTCTGGACCCCGGCAACATGAGAGATGTATATTCATTTATGGTTGCCGGTCAGATGTTCGAGACATTGTACCAGTATCATTTCCTTAAAAGGCCTTATGTTCTCGAACCTCAGCTTGCAGCAGCAATGCCGCAGATCAGCGAAGACAGGCTGACATATACCATCCCCATCAAAAATGGTGTTTACTTTCAGGACGACCTCTGTTTCGAGGACGGAAAGGGCCGGGAGCTCAAGGCCCAGGATTTTGTCTACGCCATCAAGAGGATCGCTGACATTAACTATCTTAGTCGCAACTGGTCCATCTTTGATGAACGAATCGTGGGCCTCGATGAGTTCCGTGAATATACAAAGGATGTTGACTCCGAGAATGTAGACTTTGACAGACCTGTGGAAGGGTTGCAGGCAGTCGATGATCATACCCTGGTTATAAAACTGACCAAACCATGGCCCCAGATATTGGGCGTTGCCTTTGCAGACATCGCCACAGCTCCCATTGCCAGAGAAGCCGTAGACCATTACGGCGAGGGGATCATATCCAATCCTGTCGGCACCGGGCCTTACATGTTGGACAAGTGGCAACGCGGCAGCCTGATCGAACTTGTACGAAATCCGAACTATCGAACAGTTACCTACCCCACTGAAGGTGAGCCCGGAGACAAAGAGGCTGGTTATCTCGATGATGCAGGCAAAGTCGTTCCATTTGCTGACAGACTTGTATGGCGCATTATAGAGGAACAGCAGCCTCGCTGGCTGCTTTTCATGCAGGGCAAGATAGACGCGATCGGCATACCTAAGGACAACTGGAATGCCGCCGTCGGTGAGGATCTAGAACTGACGCCGAAAATGAAGGAGTACGGAATTCAGCTCAAGACATTCGATGAGCCGTCTGTGTTCTGGATAGGCTTCAACATGCAGGATGAACTTCTGGGCAACAATAAACCGCTTCGAAAGGCTATCAACCATTGCCTCAATCGCGAAAGATTCATCGATCTTTTCTTCAATGGTCGCCACAGAGTTGCCCACGGCGTAATACCTCCAACGCTCAAGTCGTACCAGGAAGATATCGCTGAAAAAGGACATGCCAAATACGACCTGGAGCTTGCAAAAGATTATCTCAAAAAAGCCGAAGAGCTTAATGGCGGACCGATTCCTGAACTGGAAGTGTCCATGCCCGGAACGGGTAACTTTCATAAGCAATACGGTCAATTCTTAAAGACCGCATTCAACAACTTGGGCCTTAAAATCCAGATCGATTACATGGACTGGCCGACGTATCTTCAAAAGATCAACACCCGAAGTGCCCAGATATTCGTCTCAGGAGTCAGTGCCTCCATACCCGATGCTATTGACTTTCTCGGCCTCTTTGATTCAAGGGACTGGGCGCCCGGCTCAAACAACTTTAACTATAAGAACGAACAATTTGACGAGCTGTTTCAGAAAGCCGAGATTATGCCCGATTCGCCAGAAAGGACGAACCTCTATCGCCAGATGGAAAACATCGTCCTCGAGGACTGCCCGGCGGCATTCATGAATCACCGCGTTGCATACGTCGTTCACCATCGCTGGTACAAGAATTACAAGCCGCACGTATTCTCTCACAAACTCTCCAAGTACCGCCGGATCGAGCTAGAAGAAACAACGGAAGAGTAA
- a CDS encoding ABC transporter substrate-binding protein, which yields MNKIMKTLMLTLLIAIVLGSSGCGKSGPGDNDEGNVTLKSVLPNKIEGVDPGATSDTYSSKVHSHCYETLYTYHYLKRPYEVVPLVADGMPEISDDGTTYTIKIKKGVLYSDDPCFENGKARELVANDFIFAWKRLANIKFRSKNWWIFDDKIVGLDDFREYTKDAEEVDYSRPVEGLQAPDDHTLVIRLTKKWPQILYILAHQPSAPMPPEAVAYYGDDDLMKHTVGTGPFKLNTWHPGSYVEVVRNENYRHATYPTEGEPQDVEAGLLEDAGKQIPFVNRIMWLIIPEDQPRWLQFQQGDVDALGIPKDNFGSAVSADMTLTDEMAERNIDLVTFKDPSTFWLGFNMEDPILGKNMPLRKAISYSINRAKEVEIFWNGRYDMASGFIPPLMKAYNPDIKELGQRYDPDKARELLKEAREIQGGEIPELEISMPGTDTMNRNRGVFLKRCLENIGLKVDVEYTDWPIYLQKISTKSAQLFSSGWIADYPDAENFLQLFYSKNAAPGPNNFNYSSEEFDRIYKKAVAMPDSPERTELYRQAELIVLEDCPAAFITHRVNYMVMHGWLENYKPNVFYNGTGKFRKVDTAERAAY from the coding sequence ATGAACAAGATCATGAAAACATTGATGCTGACACTGCTAATCGCGATTGTCCTGGGTTCATCCGGCTGCGGCAAAAGCGGTCCCGGCGACAATGATGAAGGCAACGTAACACTCAAAAGCGTTTTGCCGAACAAGATCGAAGGTGTCGATCCCGGAGCGACAAGCGACACGTATTCCTCTAAGGTCCACAGCCACTGTTATGAAACTCTGTACACGTACCACTACCTGAAACGCCCATACGAGGTTGTTCCTCTGGTAGCTGACGGAATGCCCGAGATCAGTGATGACGGAACGACGTATACCATCAAGATCAAAAAGGGCGTGCTCTATTCCGACGATCCCTGTTTTGAGAACGGCAAAGCCCGTGAGCTTGTAGCAAACGATTTCATTTTCGCATGGAAACGCCTGGCCAACATTAAGTTCCGAAGTAAGAACTGGTGGATCTTCGACGATAAGATCGTCGGCCTTGACGATTTCCGTGAATATACAAAAGACGCGGAAGAGGTTGACTACTCACGACCTGTTGAGGGTCTGCAGGCCCCGGATGATCACACTCTTGTTATCAGGCTGACTAAAAAATGGCCGCAGATCCTTTACATTCTCGCTCATCAGCCCTCCGCTCCAATGCCTCCAGAGGCAGTAGCGTACTACGGCGATGATGATCTCATGAAGCACACTGTGGGAACGGGACCTTTCAAGCTCAATACCTGGCACCCTGGTAGTTATGTAGAAGTTGTCCGCAATGAGAATTACCGTCATGCCACATATCCCACAGAAGGTGAACCGCAGGACGTAGAAGCTGGGCTGCTCGAAGACGCCGGCAAGCAGATTCCATTTGTCAATCGTATAATGTGGCTCATTATTCCAGAGGATCAGCCAAGGTGGCTCCAGTTCCAGCAGGGCGATGTAGACGCACTGGGTATCCCGAAGGATAATTTCGGATCAGCCGTAAGCGCTGATATGACCCTTACGGACGAAATGGCCGAAAGAAACATCGATCTAGTCACCTTCAAGGACCCGAGCACCTTCTGGCTCGGTTTCAACATGGAGGATCCGATCCTGGGTAAGAATATGCCCCTCAGAAAAGCTATAAGTTATTCAATTAACCGAGCAAAAGAAGTTGAGATTTTCTGGAACGGTCGATATGATATGGCCTCTGGATTCATACCGCCCCTTATGAAGGCGTATAATCCCGATATTAAGGAGCTCGGCCAAAGGTACGACCCGGATAAGGCACGCGAGCTATTGAAAGAAGCTCGCGAGATCCAGGGCGGCGAGATCCCGGAACTGGAAATCTCGATGCCAGGGACAGACACGATGAACAGGAATCGCGGTGTCTTCCTCAAGCGTTGTCTTGAGAATATCGGGTTAAAGGTTGATGTAGAATATACGGATTGGCCCATCTATCTGCAGAAGATCAGCACCAAGAGTGCACAGCTTTTCTCTTCGGGCTGGATCGCGGATTATCCTGACGCGGAGAACTTCCTGCAGCTATTCTACAGTAAAAATGCTGCTCCGGGCCCGAATAACTTCAACTACAGCAGCGAAGAGTTTGACCGGATATACAAAAAGGCTGTAGCGATGCCCGACAGCCCTGAGCGAACCGAGCTTTATCGCCAGGCCGAGCTGATCGTACTGGAAGATTGCCCAGCGGCATTCATCACGCATCGCGTGAACTACATGGTAATGCACGGCTGGCTTGAGAACTATAAGCCCAACGTCTTTTACAACGGCACGGGCAAATTCAGAAAAGTGGATACCGCCGAAAGAGCAGCATACTAG
- a CDS encoding ABC transporter ATP-binding protein, translated as MAENNLLSIQNLTTHFFTEDGVAKAVQDVSFDIPHGKTVAVVGESGCGKSVTSLSVLRLVPNPPGKIMNGEIYFRGENLFHKTEKQMRRIRGNDIAIIFQEPMTSLNPVYTVGNQIIEVIRLHQGIKGAKAWEAATKMLRQVGIADPEKRVREYPHQLSGGMRQRVMIAMALSCNPALLIADEPTTALDVTIQAQILELLRELQAQHNMSIMLITHDLGVVAENSDHVVVMYASRVAEKADAEPLFHDPLHPYTKGLLTSLPRLGEEKERLDVIGGSVPNPLNFPSGCKFHPRCSIGNDDPRCRSEEPELREVEPGRCVACWYARGYETEQEFKEYEAKYGKHKQISG; from the coding sequence ATGGCTGAAAACAATTTGCTATCAATACAGAATCTAACCACTCATTTCTTCACTGAAGACGGTGTTGCAAAGGCCGTTCAGGATGTCAGCTTCGACATCCCCCACGGCAAGACAGTTGCCGTTGTAGGTGAAAGCGGCTGCGGAAAAAGTGTAACATCGCTCTCAGTTCTTCGCCTGGTTCCAAATCCCCCCGGCAAGATCATGAACGGCGAGATATACTTCCGCGGTGAAAATCTGTTTCACAAAACAGAAAAGCAGATGCGGCGGATCAGGGGCAATGATATCGCGATCATCTTCCAGGAACCTATGACGAGCCTCAATCCCGTCTACACCGTAGGCAATCAGATAATCGAGGTCATACGTCTGCACCAGGGCATCAAGGGTGCCAAAGCGTGGGAAGCCGCCACAAAGATGCTCCGTCAGGTAGGTATCGCCGACCCGGAAAAGCGCGTTCGTGAATACCCTCATCAGCTTTCAGGCGGCATGCGTCAACGTGTCATGATCGCCATGGCACTGAGTTGCAATCCTGCACTGCTAATCGCCGATGAACCGACGACTGCTCTCGATGTAACCATCCAGGCCCAGATACTGGAACTGCTCAGAGAGCTCCAGGCACAACATAATATGAGCATAATGCTCATCACACATGACCTTGGCGTGGTTGCAGAAAATTCGGATCATGTCGTTGTCATGTACGCTTCACGCGTCGCGGAAAAGGCCGACGCTGAGCCGCTCTTCCATGATCCGCTTCACCCATACACAAAGGGGTTGCTGACATCTCTGCCAAGACTAGGCGAAGAAAAGGAAAGGTTAGACGTCATCGGCGGCTCTGTGCCGAACCCACTGAATTTCCCATCCGGATGCAAGTTCCATCCGAGGTGTTCTATTGGAAACGATGATCCCCGCTGTCGGAGTGAAGAACCTGAACTGCGGGAAGTCGAGCCGGGCAGATGCGTCGCGTGCTGGTACGCAAGAGGATACGAGACTGAACAGGAATTTAAAGAGTACGAAGCTAAATATGGTAAGCACAAACAAATATCTGGTTGA
- a CDS encoding ACT domain-containing protein codes for MYLETQFSVFMINKPGVLAQLLDEFARSNVNIQALTMMDSVEHGVLRVVAKNHKKVCQLLTDLNMQFSETDVLCVNLSNKSGALAEITNKLAKAHINISYAYCTAGARGGRTTGVIKVADVKKAMKVLQGGGKTTTKKKKPVKRSPRK; via the coding sequence ATGTACCTCGAAACGCAGTTTTCCGTTTTCATGATAAATAAACCCGGGGTCCTCGCGCAGCTTCTGGACGAATTCGCACGCTCCAACGTCAACATCCAGGCTCTGACCATGATGGACTCAGTGGAACACGGTGTACTGCGGGTCGTAGCGAAAAACCATAAAAAAGTCTGCCAGCTTCTTACTGATCTCAATATGCAGTTCAGCGAAACAGATGTCCTCTGTGTCAACCTGTCCAACAAAAGTGGTGCACTGGCCGAGATAACCAACAAACTCGCAAAGGCTCACATAAACATCTCATACGCCTACTGCACAGCCGGGGCACGCGGTGGGCGCACGACCGGTGTTATCAAGGTTGCCGACGTCAAAAAGGCAATGAAAGTGCTGCAGGGCGGCGGCAAAACCACCACAAAGAAAAAGAAACCCGTAAAGCGAAGCCCTCGCAAATAG
- a CDS encoding STAS domain-containing protein — MVGSKILNLNSIDGVTVASFNVTSICGVTDVEELSTELRQYVDSVKPQKLIIDFEGVKFFSSQMLGLLVDIWRRLGEYGGVFMISGTNPQLGRVFKITNLDKLFKLYPDRQQALNSI, encoded by the coding sequence ATGGTTGGAAGTAAAATCCTTAATCTCAATAGCATTGACGGAGTGACCGTCGCTTCATTTAATGTCACTTCCATTTGCGGCGTTACTGACGTCGAAGAGCTAAGCACGGAGCTCAGACAATACGTCGACAGCGTAAAGCCGCAAAAACTCATCATCGATTTTGAGGGCGTAAAATTCTTCTCATCACAAATGCTTGGCCTGCTAGTCGATATCTGGCGAAGACTGGGTGAGTATGGCGGCGTTTTTATGATCAGCGGCACGAACCCGCAGCTCGGCCGTGTGTTTAAGATCACAAATCTTGACAAGCTTTTCAAGCTCTACCCTGACCGTCAGCAGGCCCTCAACTCGATCTAA
- a CDS encoding ABC transporter ATP-binding protein — translation MVSTNKYLVEVEGLKTHFPIKKGIFKKTVGHVKAVDGVSFNVPAGKTLGLVGESGCGKTTVGRTMLGLIPHTDGVVKFEGENVFDLSKKQMRLLRRDMQMIFQDPYGSLNPRMNVGTIVGEALEIQGLMSGRERRIKVAELLDRVGLAPQYASRYPHEFSGGQRQRIGIARSLALDPKLIICDEPVSALDVSIQSQVINLLQDLQNELGLTYLFIAHDLAVVEHISDFVAVMYLGKIVEYADAKTLYANPLHPYTQALMSAIPEPEPIKTKQRIVLSGEVPSPSNPPSGCPFHPRCQYAEDRCKEELQVLDTQEPGHMAACWKCKSI, via the coding sequence ATGGTAAGCACAAACAAATATCTGGTTGAGGTCGAAGGCCTTAAAACCCACTTTCCCATTAAAAAGGGCATTTTCAAGAAAACTGTCGGCCACGTGAAGGCGGTTGATGGTGTCAGTTTCAACGTGCCCGCAGGCAAGACGCTCGGTCTTGTAGGCGAAAGTGGTTGCGGAAAGACAACGGTGGGGCGGACTATGCTCGGACTTATTCCGCATACCGACGGAGTTGTTAAATTCGAAGGTGAGAACGTCTTCGACCTGTCTAAAAAACAGATGCGGCTTCTGCGTCGCGATATGCAGATGATCTTTCAGGACCCTTATGGTTCGCTGAATCCCCGCATGAACGTTGGAACGATAGTCGGCGAGGCCCTGGAGATACAGGGGCTCATGAGCGGCCGCGAACGCCGCATCAAGGTCGCAGAACTTCTCGACCGCGTCGGCCTGGCGCCGCAGTATGCCAGCCGTTACCCGCATGAATTCTCCGGCGGTCAGCGGCAGAGGATTGGCATAGCACGTTCGCTCGCACTCGATCCCAAACTCATTATATGTGACGAGCCGGTCAGTGCCCTTGACGTGTCGATCCAGTCGCAGGTAATCAATCTCCTGCAGGATCTACAGAACGAGCTCGGACTTACATACCTTTTCATCGCGCACGATCTGGCTGTAGTTGAACACATCAGTGATTTCGTGGCAGTCATGTATCTCGGCAAGATCGTCGAATACGCCGACGCCAAGACACTTTACGCAAACCCGCTTCACCCGTATACCCAGGCCCTGATGAGTGCGATCCCCGAACCCGAACCGATAAAGACCAAACAGCGTATCGTGCTCAGCGGAGAGGTCCCCAGTCCCTCGAACCCGCCCAGCGGCTGTCCCTTCCACCCGCGATGTCAATATGCCGAGGACCGTTGCAAAGAAGAACTGCAGGTACTGGACACACAGGAACCGGGCCACATGGCGGCATGTTGGAAATGTAAGTCCATATGA
- a CDS encoding ABC transporter substrate-binding protein, with amino-acid sequence MKFIIIFPLAVLAVLCIAAGFFAGCDTDSGKKPDEMVIRSMLNAKLKGLDPVTCRDVYQMKVGSQIYESLYDYHYLKRPYEPVPLLADGMPQISEDGLKYTIKIKKGVRYQDDPCFPDGKGRLLKASDFIFSLKRFADINNLSHLWADFDERIVGLDEFREYSKECENSEDVDYSRTIEGAQALDDHTLQFKLIKPWPEFIEAALIGIVMPPLPPEALEYYGEELIAHPVGTGAYMLKTWKRGSFIELVRNPNFRGQPYPSEGEEGDLEAGLLEDAGKMMPFAERIVYTVIEESQPSWLLFMNGDLDSTGIAKDNFDQAVAGSGDLTDEMRDRGVQLKTYLDAGIFWLGFNMEDPVLGNNKPLRMAISHAIDRQQFIDTFMNGRDMIANGILSQIYASYNPKIKDMGFSVYDPQKAKELLAEAEEVNGGPVPTLTISLPGTDSFHKQYGQFLNKLFSEIDLDVEIDYMDWPTYMQKLNTKSAQLFASGVSGGIPQAISMIPIFYSENASPGPNHFNYKNAEVDKLYKQVRVMFPSEEKNRLYQKIEKIVMSDYPAAFINQRVAYILHHGWYKNYKPNPFSYNTAKFIRIDTDARDNYKK; translated from the coding sequence ATGAAATTTATAATAATATTTCCGTTGGCAGTGTTGGCAGTTCTCTGCATCGCAGCCGGTTTCTTTGCGGGTTGCGATACGGATTCCGGTAAGAAGCCTGACGAAATGGTTATCCGCAGCATGCTCAATGCCAAGCTCAAGGGTCTGGATCCGGTGACTTGCCGGGATGTTTACCAGATGAAGGTTGGCAGCCAGATCTACGAGAGTCTCTACGATTACCACTACCTCAAACGGCCTTATGAGCCGGTTCCTCTTCTGGCTGACGGCATGCCCCAGATCAGCGAAGACGGCCTGAAATACACGATCAAGATCAAAAAGGGCGTTCGCTACCAGGATGATCCCTGCTTCCCTGACGGCAAAGGACGTCTGCTGAAGGCCAGCGATTTCATCTTTTCTCTCAAGCGATTTGCTGACATCAACAACCTGAGCCATCTCTGGGCAGATTTTGACGAACGCATCGTCGGGCTCGATGAGTTTCGTGAATACAGCAAAGAATGCGAAAATTCTGAAGACGTTGACTATTCGCGCACTATCGAAGGTGCACAGGCCCTTGACGACCATACACTTCAGTTCAAGCTGATAAAACCCTGGCCCGAGTTCATAGAGGCCGCTCTTATCGGGATAGTTATGCCGCCTTTACCTCCCGAAGCTCTGGAATACTACGGTGAGGAGCTTATCGCGCACCCTGTAGGTACGGGTGCGTACATGCTTAAAACATGGAAACGCGGCAGCTTTATAGAACTCGTTCGGAATCCTAATTTCCGCGGCCAGCCATATCCATCCGAAGGTGAAGAAGGCGACCTCGAGGCTGGTCTGCTCGAAGATGCAGGCAAGATGATGCCTTTTGCTGAGAGGATCGTTTACACCGTTATCGAGGAATCACAGCCATCGTGGCTGCTCTTTATGAATGGGGATCTGGATTCTACCGGCATCGCAAAAGATAATTTCGACCAGGCGGTCGCAGGCAGCGGTGATCTCACCGACGAAATGCGTGACCGAGGCGTCCAGTTGAAGACCTACCTCGATGCAGGTATCTTCTGGCTCGGGTTCAATATGGAGGACCCGGTCCTTGGGAATAATAAACCCCTGAGGATGGCCATCAGCCATGCGATCGATCGCCAGCAGTTTATCGATACCTTTATGAACGGTCGAGACATGATCGCGAATGGCATCTTGTCACAGATTTACGCCTCTTACAACCCAAAGATCAAAGACATGGGCTTTTCGGTTTATGATCCGCAAAAAGCGAAAGAGCTTCTCGCTGAGGCTGAAGAGGTCAATGGCGGACCTGTCCCGACGCTTACGATCTCCCTGCCAGGCACCGACAGTTTTCACAAACAGTACGGGCAGTTTCTAAATAAACTGTTCTCCGAGATCGATCTGGATGTCGAGATCGACTACATGGATTGGCCCACCTACATGCAAAAGCTCAACACAAAGAGTGCTCAATTGTTCGCTTCGGGCGTTTCCGGCGGAATCCCCCAGGCGATCAGCATGATACCGATTTTCTACTCTGAAAATGCCTCGCCCGGACCGAACCATTTCAACTACAAGAACGCAGAGGTTGACAAGCTTTACAAACAGGTCAGGGTGATGTTCCCCTCAGAAGAGAAGAACCGCTTGTATCAGAAGATAGAGAAAATAGTGATGAGCGACTACCCGGCAGCATTCATCAACCAGAGAGTTGCATATATACTCCACCACGGCTGGTACAAGAACTACAAGCCGAATCCGTTCTCTTACAATACAGCAAAATTTATTCGCATAGATACAGATGCACGTGATAACTATAAGAAGTAA
- a CDS encoding ABC transporter permease, whose amino-acid sequence MSSQNNNKNTTKEKGQSLWADGWRRLKRRKFAMFCLGIIVIYFGLAGFVWFAEMFNLDISLIQYDETVAESYAEPGAEPLEGHSAISTIAGADFLGRSVLRATIYGAKVSLTVALFASVLSVLIGVPLGAIAGYFGGVVDEFIVWLYSTLSTIPYLILMMAFALVLKDKTVFGMKIAGSTTVYLAMGLTSWVGICRLIRGEIIKRKESEYVLAARALGARNHRIIFSHLIPNVFHIVIITFSIRFVAFIHAEVILSFLGLGDPDKPSWGNMISLAKDELSRGCWWQMTSATIAIAIISLALNIFGDALRDSLDPKLRT is encoded by the coding sequence TTGAGTAGTCAAAATAACAACAAAAACACCACCAAAGAGAAAGGGCAGAGCCTTTGGGCCGATGGCTGGCGTCGACTCAAAAGACGCAAGTTCGCCATGTTCTGTCTGGGCATCATCGTGATCTACTTTGGTCTTGCCGGATTCGTCTGGTTCGCTGAAATGTTCAATCTCGACATCAGCCTGATCCAGTATGACGAGACTGTAGCCGAATCTTATGCCGAACCCGGCGCGGAACCTCTCGAAGGTCATTCCGCGATCAGTACCATCGCCGGTGCCGACTTCCTTGGAAGATCGGTGCTCAGGGCCACGATATACGGAGCTAAAGTTTCGCTAACGGTAGCTCTGTTCGCATCTGTCCTGAGTGTGTTGATCGGCGTTCCGCTTGGAGCTATCGCAGGCTATTTCGGCGGCGTCGTGGACGAATTCATCGTCTGGCTTTACAGTACGCTCAGCACCATCCCGTATCTTATACTTATGATGGCTTTCGCACTTGTGCTGAAGGACAAAACCGTATTCGGCATGAAAATAGCCGGCTCTACGACTGTCTACCTGGCCATGGGATTGACCAGTTGGGTCGGTATCTGCAGATTGATAAGAGGTGAGATCATAAAGCGAAAAGAAAGCGAATACGTTCTCGCTGCCCGCGCTCTTGGTGCCAGGAATCATCGCATCATCTTCTCCCACTTGATACCAAACGTTTTTCACATCGTCATCATCACCTTCTCAATTAGATTCGTTGCCTTCATCCACGCAGAAGTTATCCTGAGCTTCCTGGGCCTGGGAGATCCAGACAAGCCCAGTTGGGGCAATATGATCTCGCTGGCAAAGGATGAACTCAGTCGCGGCTGCTGGTGGCAGATGACCTCTGCAACTATCGCGATCGCGATAATCTCGCTGGCACTGAACATATTTGGTGATGCTCTCAGGGATTCGCTTGACCCGAAATTGAGGACTTAA